A single genomic interval of Dyella sp. GSA-30 harbors:
- the ppsA gene encoding phosphoenolpyruvate synthase has protein sequence MNDLVLWLDTLRMTDLGKVGGKNASLGEMIGNLAKLGVSVPGGFATTADAFQQYLEKSGVAKRIQERLTGLDVDDVQALVAAGKEIREWVTETPLPAELDKAIRDAYIKLCKDAGADNIAVAVRSSATAEDLPDASFAGQQETFLNVVGIEDVLHKVKEVFASLYNDRAIAYRVHQGFKHEDVFLSAGVQLMVRSDVGASGVLFTLDTESGFRDVVFVTGSYGLGEMVVQGAVNPDEFYVFKPTLKQGKPAVLRRQLGAKQLRMIYSSAPGERVKTEDTPVELRNKFCITDADVEELSRQALVIEQHYGRPMDIEWAKDGNTGKLYIVQARPETVKSRGNATQLERFHLNEKGRVLAEGRAIGQKIGSGKARVVRNLDDMSKVQAGDVLIADMTDPDWEPVMKRASAIITNRGGRTCHAAIIARELGVPAVVGTGNALELIPDGKDITVSCAEGDTGFIYEGLLKFDRVTADLGDMPEAPLKIMMNVANPERAFDFGMLPNAGIGLARLEMIIASHIGVHPKALLEYGKQDAATKAKIDERIAGYADPVSFYVDRLAEGIATIAASVFPKTVIVRLSDFKSNEYANLLGGARYEPHEENPMIGYRGASRYVDSGFAESFGLECKAVKKVREVMGLDNVWVMIPFVRTLGEGRKVIEVLEKNGLKQGASVGGEAALKIIMMCEVPSNALLADEFLDIFDGFSIGSNDLTQLTLGLDRDSSIVANLFDERDPAVKKLLAMAIKTARDKGKYIGICGQGPSDHPDLAEWLMEQGIESVSLNPDTVVDTWLRLAKKKAG, from the coding sequence TTGAACGATTTGGTGCTTTGGCTCGACACGCTGCGCATGACCGACCTTGGAAAGGTCGGCGGCAAAAACGCGTCGCTCGGCGAAATGATCGGCAACCTGGCCAAGCTTGGGGTCTCGGTGCCGGGCGGTTTCGCCACCACCGCCGATGCCTTCCAGCAATACCTGGAAAAGAGCGGCGTGGCCAAGCGTATCCAGGAGCGCCTGACCGGCCTGGATGTCGACGATGTACAGGCGCTGGTCGCCGCGGGCAAGGAAATCCGCGAATGGGTGACGGAAACGCCCCTGCCCGCCGAGCTGGACAAGGCCATCCGCGACGCCTACATCAAGCTTTGCAAGGATGCCGGCGCCGACAATATCGCCGTCGCCGTGCGTTCCTCGGCCACCGCCGAAGACCTGCCCGACGCCTCATTTGCCGGTCAGCAGGAAACCTTTCTCAACGTGGTCGGTATCGAGGACGTACTGCACAAGGTGAAGGAAGTCTTCGCCTCGCTATACAACGACCGCGCCATCGCCTATCGCGTGCATCAGGGCTTCAAGCACGAAGACGTGTTCCTTTCCGCCGGCGTGCAATTGATGGTGCGCTCGGATGTGGGCGCGTCGGGCGTGCTGTTTACGCTCGATACGGAGTCGGGCTTCCGCGACGTGGTCTTCGTCACTGGCAGCTACGGCCTGGGCGAAATGGTCGTGCAGGGCGCGGTCAATCCGGACGAGTTCTACGTGTTCAAGCCCACGCTCAAGCAGGGCAAGCCCGCAGTGCTGCGTCGCCAGCTCGGCGCCAAGCAGTTGCGCATGATCTATTCCAGCGCGCCGGGCGAACGCGTCAAGACCGAAGACACACCGGTCGAACTGCGCAACAAGTTCTGCATTACCGATGCCGACGTCGAGGAACTCTCGCGCCAGGCACTGGTGATCGAGCAGCATTACGGCCGCCCGATGGATATCGAGTGGGCCAAAGACGGCAACACCGGCAAGCTGTACATCGTGCAGGCCCGCCCGGAAACCGTGAAGTCGCGTGGAAACGCCACGCAGCTGGAACGCTTCCACCTCAACGAAAAAGGCAGGGTACTGGCCGAAGGCCGCGCCATCGGCCAGAAGATCGGCTCCGGCAAGGCGCGCGTCGTGCGCAACCTGGACGATATGAGCAAGGTGCAAGCCGGTGACGTGCTGATCGCCGACATGACCGACCCCGACTGGGAGCCGGTGATGAAGCGCGCTTCGGCGATCATCACCAATCGCGGCGGCCGCACGTGCCACGCGGCGATCATCGCGCGCGAGCTCGGCGTACCTGCGGTAGTCGGCACCGGCAATGCGCTGGAATTGATCCCCGATGGCAAGGACATCACCGTGTCCTGCGCCGAAGGCGATACCGGCTTTATCTACGAAGGCCTGCTGAAGTTCGATCGCGTGACTGCGGACCTGGGCGATATGCCCGAGGCACCGCTGAAGATCATGATGAACGTCGCCAACCCGGAGCGCGCCTTCGATTTCGGCATGCTGCCCAATGCAGGCATCGGCCTGGCGCGTCTCGAAATGATCATCGCCAGCCATATCGGCGTGCATCCAAAAGCGTTGCTCGAATACGGCAAGCAGGACGCCGCGACCAAGGCAAAGATCGACGAGCGCATCGCCGGCTATGCCGACCCGGTGAGCTTCTATGTCGATCGTCTGGCCGAAGGCATCGCCACCATCGCCGCCTCGGTGTTTCCCAAGACGGTGATCGTGCGCCTGTCCGACTTCAAGTCGAACGAATACGCCAACCTGCTTGGCGGCGCACGTTACGAGCCGCATGAAGAAAATCCGATGATCGGCTACCGCGGCGCCAGCCGTTACGTCGATTCCGGCTTTGCCGAATCGTTCGGGCTGGAGTGCAAGGCGGTCAAGAAAGTCCGCGAAGTGATGGGCCTGGACAACGTCTGGGTGATGATCCCGTTCGTGCGCACCCTGGGCGAAGGCCGCAAGGTGATCGAAGTGCTGGAAAAGAACGGTCTCAAGCAAGGTGCGAGCGTCGGCGGCGAAGCGGCACTCAAGATCATCATGATGTGCGAAGTGCCGTCCAACGCCCTGCTTGCCGATGAGTTCCTGGATATCTTCGACGGCTTCTCGATCGGCTCGAACGACCTGACCCAGCTCACCCTGGGCCTGGACCGCGATTCGAGCATCGTGGCCAACCTGTTCGACGAACGCGACCCGGCGGTGAAGAAGCTGCTGGCGATGGCGATCAAGACGGCGCGCGACAAGGGCAAGTACATCGGCATCTGCGGCCAGGGGCCGTCCGATCATCCGGACCTGGCCGAGTGGTTGATGGAGCAAGGCATCGAGTCGGTGTCGTTGAACCCGGACACGGTGGTGGATACGTGGCTGCGGCTGGCCAAGAAGAAGGCTGGTTGA
- a CDS encoding DUF1249 domain-containing protein has protein sequence MSVVLDSRNALLPGRFGFLMGLYAENYHRLARLFAPHKLTPGRYVSSVDDGLDVHLHIQECHPYTLELELTYDFIDQQTGQPSPSAQLRMYTDAHVAEALHCHPGRHLWQVLGPFAPAHTVLQHRLRMNGFLTRWLEYLSEQGHSIGTLERIPEPEIHG, from the coding sequence ATGAGTGTCGTTTTGGACAGCCGCAATGCGCTATTGCCAGGCCGCTTCGGTTTCCTGATGGGCCTCTATGCGGAAAATTATCACCGGCTGGCGCGCCTGTTCGCGCCGCACAAGCTGACGCCCGGGCGTTACGTATCGAGCGTGGACGACGGCCTGGACGTGCACCTGCACATCCAGGAATGTCATCCCTATACGCTGGAACTCGAGCTCACCTACGACTTTATCGATCAGCAGACTGGCCAACCGTCGCCATCCGCCCAGTTGCGCATGTATACCGACGCCCATGTGGCCGAGGCCCTGCATTGCCATCCGGGACGGCATCTGTGGCAGGTATTGGGACCCTTCGCGCCCGCACACACGGTGCTTCAGCACCGCCTTCGCATGAACGGTTTCCTGACCCGTTGGCTGGAGTACCTGTCGGAGCAGGGGCATTCGATCGGCACGCTGGAACGCATTCCCGAGCCGGAGATCCACGGCTAG
- a CDS encoding pyruvate, water dikinase regulatory protein: MQRTVFFISDSTGITAETIGNSILAQFEGVQFDKHRLPFIDDAQKAEAAALRIKTRYAQTGEKPIVVNTMADRSLCDIVATSGALMMDVFAPFIGPLEEELGAKRSGAVNRSHGLVDFEKYEARINATNYALSHDDGIDVDYGQADLILIGVSRSGKTPTCLYMALHYGVSAANYPLTDDDLDKLELPARLLKYKDRLFGLTIEPQRLAQIREQRRANSRYATIQQCRWELEQAEKLMRREGIPSLNTTHVSIEEIASKIFDRFGIERTMF, encoded by the coding sequence ATGCAGCGAACTGTTTTTTTCATCTCCGACTCCACTGGTATTACCGCGGAGACGATCGGCAACAGTATCCTGGCGCAGTTCGAGGGCGTGCAGTTCGACAAGCACCGCCTCCCATTCATCGACGACGCACAAAAGGCGGAAGCCGCCGCGCTGCGTATCAAGACACGCTACGCGCAGACGGGTGAAAAGCCCATCGTGGTCAATACCATGGCCGATCGCTCGCTATGCGACATCGTCGCGACCAGCGGGGCCTTGATGATGGACGTTTTCGCACCATTTATCGGTCCGCTGGAGGAAGAACTGGGGGCCAAGCGCTCGGGTGCGGTGAACCGGTCGCACGGTCTGGTTGACTTCGAAAAGTACGAGGCGCGCATCAACGCGACTAACTACGCGCTTTCACATGACGACGGCATCGATGTCGACTACGGGCAGGCGGATCTGATCCTGATCGGGGTATCGCGCTCGGGCAAGACGCCGACCTGTCTGTACATGGCCTTGCATTACGGGGTCAGCGCCGCCAACTATCCCCTGACCGACGACGACCTGGACAAGCTCGAATTACCCGCCCGGTTGCTGAAGTACAAAGACCGCCTGTTCGGGCTTACCATCGAACCGCAGCGCCTGGCGCAGATCCGCGAACAGCGACGCGCCAACAGCCGTTATGCGACGATCCAGCAATGCCGGTGGGAGCTGGAACAGGCTGAAAAGCTGATGCGGCGGGAAGGGATCCCCAGCCTCAACACGACCCACGTCTCCATTGAAGAAATCGCCAGCAAGATTTTCGACCGCTTCGGCATCGAGCGGACCATGTTCTAG